One Dehalococcoidia bacterium DNA segment encodes these proteins:
- a CDS encoding HAD family hydrolase: protein MPLRDGVRETLRELRLRGLHLGLVSNAHEAQLWPLVRNTGLESLFDSLLSSEAAGSCKPDQRLFEEALVRASCAPAEALFVGDLLPFDIAGANRAGMCSVLILDGMDAMLPAGEARPDHIVREIPEVLTLLS, encoded by the coding sequence GTGCCATTGCGCGACGGCGTGCGCGAGACGCTGCGCGAGCTGCGCTTGCGCGGGCTGCACCTCGGCCTCGTGAGCAACGCGCACGAGGCCCAGCTCTGGCCCCTGGTGCGCAACACGGGTCTGGAGTCGCTGTTCGATTCGCTGCTCTCCAGTGAAGCGGCCGGCTCCTGCAAGCCGGACCAGCGCCTCTTCGAAGAGGCGCTGGTCCGTGCAAGCTGCGCACCGGCCGAGGCGCTCTTCGTCGGCGATTTGCTGCCGTTCGACATCGCCGGCGCCAACCGCGCCGGCATGTGCTCGGTGCTGATTCTCGACGGCATGGATGCGATGCTGCCCGCCGGCGAGGCACGACCGGATCACATCGTTCGGGAGATCCCCGAAGTCCTCACGCTACTGTCATAA
- a CDS encoding ABC transporter substrate-binding protein translates to MRIGPCKPFGRPLLLVAFACLLAACSSSNNNGNKSNAANNAANATKPVASSIAPAPGAAGTAQPGSPTSAATRAAATAAPASTSAAGSPAAGAAPGDPGAAALAAAGGKKIGGSVNVLGTWGGSEQDSFLAMVKPFEDATGVKVNYEGTRDLNAVLTTRVQGGNPPELAGLPGPGQMAQFAQQGKLVDLDSVLDMSAMKQQYPESWLQLAQVGGKQVGIFIKVALKGPIWYDPKTLSKFSTGQTPKTWDELLALTDKIAQSGTTPWCIGMESGAASGWPGTDWLEDIVLRQAGPDVYDQWYQGKIKWTSDQIKQAWQSWGKIVANSKDVFGGSNTVLSTNFGDAGTPMFSNPPKCYLMHQGSFITDFFVKNTPGLKPITDFNFFMFPDIDPKYTGSAEVAGDLFGMFKDTPQARALIKYLATPEAQAIWVKRGGALSPNKLVSPEVYPDELAKEQAQIITTTKTAKFDASDLMPDAMNTAFYKAVLDYIQNPGNLDSILANLDKVQADAYKQ, encoded by the coding sequence ATGCGCATCGGTCCATGCAAACCCTTCGGCCGGCCGCTCCTGCTGGTCGCGTTCGCCTGCCTGCTGGCCGCGTGCAGCAGCAGCAACAACAACGGCAATAAGTCGAATGCGGCGAACAACGCCGCCAACGCGACGAAGCCCGTCGCCAGCTCGATCGCGCCGGCGCCGGGCGCCGCGGGCACCGCCCAGCCGGGTTCGCCGACGTCGGCGGCCACTCGCGCCGCGGCCACAGCGGCGCCTGCGAGCACCTCGGCGGCCGGCTCGCCGGCCGCTGGCGCTGCGCCTGGCGATCCTGGCGCGGCGGCGCTCGCGGCAGCGGGGGGCAAGAAGATCGGCGGCTCGGTGAACGTGCTCGGCACCTGGGGGGGCAGCGAGCAGGACAGCTTCCTCGCCATGGTGAAGCCGTTCGAGGACGCCACCGGCGTCAAGGTGAATTACGAGGGCACGCGCGACCTCAACGCCGTGCTGACGACGCGCGTGCAGGGCGGCAACCCGCCCGAGCTGGCGGGCCTGCCCGGCCCCGGCCAGATGGCGCAGTTCGCGCAGCAGGGCAAGCTCGTCGACCTCGACAGCGTGCTCGATATGAGTGCGATGAAGCAGCAGTACCCCGAGTCGTGGCTGCAACTGGCGCAGGTCGGCGGCAAGCAGGTCGGCATCTTCATTAAGGTCGCGCTCAAGGGGCCGATCTGGTACGACCCCAAGACGCTGAGCAAGTTCTCTACCGGGCAGACGCCGAAGACCTGGGACGAGCTGCTGGCGCTGACCGACAAGATCGCGCAGAGCGGCACCACGCCCTGGTGCATCGGCATGGAGTCCGGCGCGGCCAGCGGCTGGCCCGGCACCGACTGGCTGGAAGACATCGTGCTGCGCCAGGCGGGACCCGATGTCTACGACCAGTGGTACCAGGGCAAGATCAAATGGACCTCGGACCAGATCAAGCAGGCCTGGCAGAGCTGGGGCAAGATCGTCGCCAATTCGAAGGACGTTTTCGGCGGCTCGAACACGGTGCTCTCCACCAACTTCGGCGACGCCGGCACGCCGATGTTCTCCAACCCGCCGAAGTGTTACCTGATGCACCAGGGCAGCTTCATCACCGACTTCTTCGTTAAGAACACGCCGGGCCTGAAGCCGATCACCGACTTCAACTTCTTCATGTTTCCCGACATCGACCCCAAGTACACCGGCTCGGCCGAGGTCGCCGGCGACCTGTTCGGCATGTTCAAGGACACGCCGCAGGCACGGGCGCTGATCAAATACCTGGCCACACCGGAGGCGCAGGCGATCTGGGTGAAGCGCGGCGGCGCCCTTTCACCGAATAAGCTCGTCTCGCCCGAGGTGTATCCCGATGAGCTGGCGAAGGAGCAGGCGCAGATCATCACCACGACCAAGACGGCGAAGTTCGACGCTTCCGACCTGATGCCTGACGCCATGAACACCGCCTTCTACAAAGCGGTGCTGGACTACATCCAGAACCCCGGCAACCTGGACAGCATCCTCGCCAATCTCGACAAGGTGCAGGCCGACGCCTACAAGCAGTGA
- a CDS encoding sugar ABC transporter permease, with product MSDRIVLALVVVLGVPAALVGYVALIEWLLRGAANRWKARLRPWLWLLPALVFLGVYLVYPSLKTIYLSFFNADSRRFVGLDNYHYIFTDRTNLISLRNNVLWVIFFTGAVVAFGLLIAVLTDRVRYESIARGVVFLPMAVSFVAAGVIWRFMYDYRPPGLPQTGTVNAALILVVPGYTPHAWLIERPINTFAIIGASVWMWTGFAAVILAAALKGVPADVLEAARVDGAGEWQVFWRIIFPLLGTTIAVVTTTVVIIALKAFDIVYVMTNGNYDTDVIANRMYKEMFNFRNFGRASTIAVILLCAIVPVMLYNLRSFRTQEATR from the coding sequence ATGAGCGATCGCATCGTCCTCGCGCTCGTCGTCGTGCTGGGGGTGCCGGCGGCCCTGGTCGGTTACGTCGCCCTGATCGAATGGCTGCTGCGCGGCGCCGCCAACCGGTGGAAGGCGCGGCTGCGTCCCTGGCTCTGGCTGCTGCCGGCACTCGTCTTCCTGGGCGTCTACCTCGTCTATCCTTCGCTGAAGACGATCTATCTCAGCTTTTTCAACGCCGACTCGCGGCGGTTCGTGGGGCTGGATAACTACCATTACATCTTCACCGACCGTACGAACCTGATCTCGCTGCGCAACAATGTGCTCTGGGTAATCTTCTTCACCGGCGCCGTCGTCGCCTTCGGGTTGCTGATCGCCGTGCTCACCGACCGCGTGCGCTACGAGTCGATCGCGCGCGGCGTCGTCTTCCTGCCCATGGCCGTCTCCTTCGTGGCGGCGGGCGTGATCTGGCGGTTCATGTACGACTACCGGCCGCCCGGCCTGCCCCAAACCGGCACGGTGAACGCGGCGCTGATCCTCGTGGTTCCGGGCTACACGCCGCACGCCTGGCTGATCGAACGGCCGATCAACACCTTCGCGATCATCGGCGCCTCGGTCTGGATGTGGACCGGCTTCGCGGCGGTGATCCTCGCGGCCGCGCTCAAGGGCGTGCCTGCCGACGTGCTGGAGGCGGCGCGCGTGGACGGCGCGGGCGAGTGGCAGGTCTTCTGGCGGATCATCTTCCCGCTGCTGGGCACGACGATCGCCGTCGTCACCACCACGGTCGTGATCATCGCGCTGAAGGCATTCGACATCGTCTACGTGATGACCAACGGCAACTACGACACGGATGTGATCGCCAACCGCATGTACAAAGAGATGTTTAACTTCCGCAACTTCGGCCGCGCGAGCACCATCGCCGTCATCCTGCTCTGCGCGATCGTGCCGGTAATGCTGTACAACCTGCGCAGTTTCCGCACGCAGGAGGCGACCCGCTGA
- a CDS encoding carbohydrate ABC transporter permease, with amino-acid sequence MQTAALRKSVAVSFPARLGQALRRGPLHIVIIAICLLWLVPAAGLLVSSFRPPALVSRTGWWTALQPPLHFTLDNYQKVLTTNHMGQSFVNSLFIAIPATVIPILVAAYAAYAFAWMEFPGRDWLFLVVVGLLVVPPQMTLIPVLRLYTQLHLAGTFPGLWLAHTGYGLPFAVYLLRNFFGSLPREMMESAYVDGAGPFTVFFRLVLPTSVPALASLAIFQFMWVWNDLLIALVYLGGAPDVAPMPVTISNLVNSLGQNWQLLTAAAFISMALPLSVFFALQRYFVSGILTGAVKG; translated from the coding sequence ATGCAAACCGCCGCCCTGCGCAAGAGCGTCGCCGTTTCGTTTCCCGCGCGGCTGGGCCAGGCGCTACGGCGCGGGCCGCTGCACATCGTGATTATCGCCATCTGCCTGCTGTGGCTGGTGCCGGCCGCGGGGCTGCTGGTCTCCTCCTTCCGGCCGCCGGCGCTGGTCTCGCGCACGGGCTGGTGGACGGCCCTGCAGCCGCCGCTGCACTTCACGCTGGACAATTACCAAAAGGTGCTGACGACGAACCACATGGGGCAGAGCTTCGTCAACAGCCTCTTCATCGCGATTCCGGCCACCGTCATCCCCATCCTGGTCGCGGCCTACGCGGCCTACGCCTTCGCCTGGATGGAGTTTCCGGGGCGCGACTGGCTTTTCCTCGTCGTCGTCGGCCTGCTGGTGGTGCCGCCGCAGATGACGCTGATCCCGGTGCTGCGCCTGTACACGCAGTTGCACCTCGCCGGCACGTTTCCCGGCCTCTGGCTGGCGCACACGGGCTACGGCCTGCCCTTCGCCGTCTACCTGCTGCGCAACTTCTTCGGCTCGCTGCCGCGCGAGATGATGGAGTCGGCCTACGTCGACGGCGCCGGGCCGTTTACCGTCTTCTTCCGCCTTGTGCTGCCCACCTCGGTGCCGGCCCTGGCTTCGCTGGCGATCTTCCAATTCATGTGGGTTTGGAACGACCTGCTGATCGCGCTCGTCTATCTCGGCGGCGCGCCGGACGTGGCGCCGATGCCGGTGACGATCAGCAACCTCGTCAACTCGCTGGGCCAGAACTGGCAACTGCTTACTGCCGCGGCCTTCATCTCGATGGCGCTGCCGCTCAGCGTCTTCTTCGCCCTGCAGCGCTACTTCGTCTCCGGCATTCTCACCGGCGCGGTGAAGGGGTAG
- a CDS encoding BTAD domain-containing putative transcriptional regulator — MNSAQAISAAARAEPTAALSTGELTELLSAVRQLQAEHAGALQVLRRLEQRFSGSGLGDRHAAEAAAEGAAGALWHDALDRPARVHRLQVQVLGPFRAWLDGRPIDNWQNRRARTLLKCLAVNERQRAPREQLIEALWPGADPRAGANSLRVTIHALRRILAEAAGEAGADDLLLCEGDGYGFGPSLAVDVDVISFERLWQRGRRLEQEEAPERALAAFEAAEALYQGDFLQDDPYDEWTVLRREALRDCYLALLARLGRRSLERGDYEGCIQRCQRLLRQDPCREDIYQWLMRCHAALGQPGRVRRWFDVCTAVLRQELDLPPGPETVALLHALRASPATINSALTPD; from the coding sequence ATGAACAGCGCTCAGGCGATCAGCGCGGCGGCACGTGCCGAACCAACAGCAGCGCTCTCGACCGGGGAACTGACAGAACTGCTGTCGGCTGTGCGCCAGCTTCAGGCCGAGCACGCCGGCGCGCTGCAGGTGCTGCGCCGGCTCGAACAGCGATTCAGCGGCAGCGGCCTCGGCGATCGGCACGCGGCTGAGGCCGCGGCGGAAGGCGCCGCAGGCGCCCTCTGGCATGATGCGCTCGATCGCCCCGCGCGCGTGCATCGTCTGCAGGTGCAGGTGCTCGGCCCGTTCCGTGCCTGGCTGGACGGGCGCCCCATCGACAACTGGCAGAACCGACGGGCACGGACGCTGCTCAAGTGCCTCGCGGTCAACGAGCGGCAGCGTGCGCCGCGGGAGCAACTGATCGAGGCGCTCTGGCCCGGCGCGGATCCGCGCGCCGGCGCTAACTCGCTGCGAGTGACCATCCACGCGCTGCGCCGAATCCTGGCGGAGGCGGCCGGCGAGGCGGGCGCCGACGATTTGCTCCTCTGCGAGGGAGACGGCTACGGCTTCGGCCCGAGCCTCGCCGTGGACGTCGATGTGATCAGCTTCGAACGGCTCTGGCAGCGAGGCCGCCGGCTCGAACAGGAGGAGGCGCCCGAGCGGGCGCTGGCCGCCTTCGAAGCCGCGGAGGCGCTCTACCAGGGTGACTTTCTCCAGGACGATCCCTACGACGAGTGGACGGTCCTGCGGCGCGAAGCGCTGAGGGACTGCTACCTGGCCTTGCTGGCGCGGCTTGGCCGGCGCTCCCTCGAACGGGGCGATTATGAAGGCTGCATTCAGCGCTGTCAGCGGCTTCTCCGCCAGGACCCCTGCCGCGAAGACATCTACCAATGGCTGATGCGCTGCCACGCCGCGCTTGGCCAGCCGGGGCGTGTGCGCCGCTGGTTTGACGTCTGCACCGCCGTGTTGCGCCAGGAACTTGACCTGCCGCCGGGACCGGAGACGGTTGCGCTCTTGCACGCACTGCGGGCGAGTCCGGCGACAATTAATTCCGCACTAACGCCCGATTAA
- a CDS encoding radical SAM protein, protein MVALQPARNSSSAAAELNLGVLLQQHPELQIEQDEYNINVTANFGRTLTAAEVFDRYAAHPGRGMPAHLYFHVPLCSYICHFCNYVKRRLPNDGKADATLDEWVTLLTAESQAYLDRVGWLREARIESFFIGGGTAALLRPRQLERLIAHVRKNYALSPDCELTLEGNPDNFQCDYIRAAQAIGFNRFSVGVQSFQDEVTGFTGRGHDGRASLAAIDHLLESHRPFNVDIMFGLPFQTVESVERDIRTLVTRRVPTITIYRLRNAERHKMGIGNRALWNVPAVRDQLHAEHRFPSITTTYAMREAAVRTLLEHGYTPSPCGWWNAPGTYPEGNIPRVSRNKWQRYDTMIAFGPGAYGWLTGETAEVVQTHNETDIAAYAKRVKAGDSRPIAFGRLLSGHQAAGSALGFAFKANQPIRPERFRRQYGVEILEQEPYRGVFRELVARGLLEFVEGGAALKPTLNGEALHEEIISVYLQGRIGQFDEAVCRR, encoded by the coding sequence ATGGTAGCGCTGCAGCCCGCACGCAATTCGTCGAGCGCGGCAGCGGAATTGAACCTCGGCGTGCTGCTGCAGCAGCATCCGGAGCTGCAGATCGAGCAGGACGAGTACAACATCAATGTCACGGCGAACTTCGGCCGGACGCTCACGGCGGCGGAGGTCTTCGACCGTTACGCGGCCCATCCCGGCCGCGGTATGCCGGCGCATCTCTACTTTCATGTGCCCCTCTGCTCGTATATCTGCCACTTCTGCAACTATGTGAAGCGGCGCCTGCCCAACGACGGCAAAGCCGATGCAACCCTGGATGAGTGGGTGACGCTGCTGACCGCCGAGTCGCAGGCCTATCTCGATCGGGTCGGCTGGCTGCGAGAGGCGCGGATCGAGTCGTTCTTCATCGGCGGCGGCACCGCGGCGCTGCTGCGGCCGCGGCAGCTCGAACGGCTGATCGCGCACGTGCGCAAGAACTACGCGCTCAGCCCGGACTGCGAGCTGACGCTGGAAGGCAACCCCGACAACTTCCAGTGCGACTACATCCGCGCCGCGCAGGCGATCGGCTTCAACCGCTTCAGCGTGGGTGTGCAGTCGTTCCAGGACGAGGTCACGGGCTTCACCGGCCGCGGCCACGACGGCAGAGCCTCGCTTGCCGCGATCGACCACCTGCTGGAATCGCACCGCCCCTTCAACGTCGACATTATGTTCGGACTGCCGTTTCAGACCGTCGAAAGCGTGGAGAGAGACATCCGCACACTCGTCACCCGGCGCGTGCCGACGATCACGATCTACCGCCTGCGCAACGCCGAGCGGCACAAGATGGGGATCGGCAACCGCGCCCTCTGGAACGTGCCCGCCGTGCGCGACCAGCTGCACGCCGAGCATCGCTTCCCCAGCATCACGACCACGTACGCGATGCGCGAGGCGGCGGTGCGCACCCTCCTGGAGCACGGCTACACGCCCAGCCCTTGCGGCTGGTGGAACGCGCCCGGCACCTATCCGGAGGGCAACATCCCGCGTGTCTCCCGCAACAAGTGGCAGCGCTACGACACGATGATCGCCTTCGGCCCCGGCGCCTACGGCTGGCTGACCGGCGAGACGGCCGAGGTCGTACAAACCCACAACGAGACGGACATCGCCGCCTACGCGAAACGCGTCAAGGCGGGCGACAGCCGCCCGATCGCCTTCGGCCGGCTGCTCAGCGGTCACCAGGCGGCCGGCTCGGCGCTCGGCTTCGCCTTCAAGGCGAACCAGCCGATCCGCCCGGAGCGCTTCCGCCGCCAGTATGGCGTCGAGATCCTCGAACAGGAACCGTACCGCGGCGTGTTCCGGGAGCTGGTGGCGCGCGGCCTGCTCGAGTTTGTTGAGGGCGGCGCCGCGCTAAAGCCGACGCTGAACGGCGAGGCGCTGCATGAAGAGATCATCAGCGTCTACCTGCAGGGCCGCATCGGGCAGTTCGACGAGGCCGTTTGCCGGCGTTAG
- a CDS encoding class I SAM-dependent methyltransferase, translated as MTTTAAARFDKIAANFATSEVHSSSPTMRRLHELIALPESAAVCDVACGAGHLALSFSGRAARICGVDPAPAMLDAFATLASERGVAVECIQAYAERIPLPDASFDLVVTRLAAHHFARIEAAVAEMARLTRPGGSVAVIDLEGDAEPAIDAFNHRLELLHDPTHVRSYPAARWRELLEDAGLRVEALERRQRESPAGVPSKRWCEIAGSGAAAEAAIRDLLAAADPATREALGIEADGEEFRIPVRTVLLVAGK; from the coding sequence ATGACCACGACCGCCGCCGCCCGCTTCGACAAGATCGCCGCCAACTTTGCCACCAGCGAGGTGCACAGCAGCAGCCCGACCATGCGGCGGCTGCACGAGTTGATCGCCCTGCCCGAAAGCGCCGCCGTCTGCGACGTCGCCTGCGGCGCGGGTCACCTGGCGCTGTCGTTCTCCGGCCGCGCCGCGCGCATCTGCGGCGTCGACCCGGCGCCGGCAATGCTGGACGCCTTCGCCACGCTGGCGAGCGAGCGCGGTGTCGCCGTCGAATGCATCCAGGCGTATGCAGAACGGATTCCATTGCCAGACGCTTCCTTCGACCTGGTCGTGACGCGCCTCGCCGCACACCATTTCGCCCGCATCGAAGCGGCCGTGGCCGAGATGGCGCGGCTCACTCGGCCGGGCGGCAGCGTGGCCGTGATCGACCTCGAAGGGGACGCGGAGCCGGCGATCGACGCGTTCAATCACCGCTTGGAGCTGCTGCACGACCCGACCCACGTGCGCAGCTATCCCGCTGCGCGCTGGCGGGAGCTGCTCGAGGACGCCGGGCTGCGCGTGGAGGCGCTCGAGCGCCGGCAGCGCGAGAGTCCCGCCGGCGTGCCGAGCAAGCGCTGGTGCGAGATCGCCGGTTCCGGCGCTGCGGCCGAAGCCGCGATCCGCGATCTGCTGGCGGCCGCGGACCCGGCCACACGTGAGGCGCTGGGCATCGAAGCCGATGGGGAAGAATTCCGCATTCCCGTCCGCACCGTGCTGCTCGTGGCGGGAAAGTAG
- a CDS encoding SAM-dependent methyltransferase has product MRPIGFVSSPRRDLSDDNWGGVVAMITLEAARFGADALAELADFSHLEIVFFMHRVPEDEIESGKRHPRGRADWPEAGIFAQRAKGRPNRIGVSRCRLLSVEERMLRVQGLDAVDGTPVLDIKPYMAEFGPLGEVHQPAWATELMQDYYDTHPAPAGRHEE; this is encoded by the coding sequence CTGCGGCCGATCGGCTTCGTCTCCTCGCCGCGGCGCGACCTGAGCGATGACAACTGGGGCGGCGTGGTCGCCATGATCACGCTCGAGGCCGCCCGCTTCGGCGCCGACGCGCTCGCGGAGCTGGCGGACTTCTCCCACCTGGAGATCGTGTTCTTCATGCACCGCGTGCCCGAGGACGAGATCGAGAGCGGGAAGCGCCACCCACGCGGCCGCGCCGACTGGCCGGAGGCAGGCATCTTCGCGCAGCGCGCCAAGGGCCGCCCGAACCGTATCGGCGTCTCGCGTTGCCGTCTGCTGAGCGTGGAAGAGCGAATGCTGCGCGTACAGGGGCTCGACGCGGTGGACGGCACGCCGGTGCTGGATATCAAGCCGTACATGGCCGAATTCGGGCCGTTGGGCGAGGTGCATCAGCCGGCCTGGGCCACGGAGCTGATGCAGGACTACTACGACACGCACCCGGCCCCCGCCGGCAGGCACGAGGAGTAA
- a CDS encoding radical SAM protein codes for MFIPFQYNAGQILAVLPRGEVQFLRVEARPLIDAVNAGNVPPLQADFSAFLVRDPLVEMNDFHLSAPANVFLEITNRCNLRCKHCYAWSGVARANEMPTEQILRVLDDLDEMGTLGIFLTGGEVFSHRDAVQIIQHAKTKAFAVDIFTNGLLITEEKLAQLPRGTSFAISFDTADPERTVRGGMDFPKLRRCFEWMAKYGHVVRTAISVHRNNIHDALDIYRWCLENGYPRPQWLETHPLGRALLHPDILLQPEQVDEVFAVYKQCMELYATPADAQAVIGPSDRKGMLNVDTVRFTVELERATGQEKCARSVAYINAAGEVYPCTNCQSAVMYRGGNLRERSFKEIWDTGFRDFRTIHFSDFKDCNTCPVAAADVWCQFRCPPVAMNLTRNPLGCGATEYMKLFMLKAHRYWQEFQRSGKKLALNAPA; via the coding sequence ATGTTCATTCCCTTCCAGTACAACGCCGGGCAGATCCTGGCCGTGCTGCCGCGGGGCGAGGTGCAGTTCCTGCGGGTCGAGGCGCGGCCGCTGATTGACGCCGTCAACGCGGGCAACGTGCCGCCGCTGCAAGCGGACTTTTCGGCGTTCCTGGTGCGCGACCCGCTGGTGGAGATGAACGACTTCCACCTGAGCGCCCCGGCGAACGTCTTTCTGGAGATCACCAACCGCTGCAACCTGCGCTGCAAACACTGTTACGCCTGGTCCGGCGTGGCCCGCGCCAACGAGATGCCGACGGAGCAGATCCTGCGCGTGCTCGACGACCTGGACGAAATGGGTACGCTCGGCATCTTCCTGACGGGCGGCGAGGTCTTCTCCCACCGGGACGCCGTGCAGATCATCCAGCACGCCAAGACGAAGGCGTTCGCGGTCGACATCTTCACCAATGGCCTGCTGATCACCGAGGAGAAGCTGGCGCAACTGCCGCGCGGCACCTCGTTCGCGATCAGCTTTGACACCGCCGATCCCGAGCGCACCGTGCGCGGCGGCATGGACTTCCCGAAGCTGCGCCGCTGCTTCGAATGGATGGCGAAGTACGGGCACGTCGTACGCACCGCCATCTCCGTGCACCGCAACAACATCCACGACGCGCTCGACATCTACCGCTGGTGCCTGGAGAACGGCTACCCGCGGCCGCAGTGGCTGGAGACACACCCGCTCGGCCGGGCGTTGCTGCACCCCGATATTTTGCTGCAGCCCGAGCAGGTCGATGAAGTGTTCGCGGTCTACAAGCAGTGCATGGAGCTCTACGCCACGCCCGCCGACGCGCAGGCGGTGATCGGGCCGTCTGACCGCAAGGGCATGCTCAACGTCGATACGGTGCGCTTCACCGTGGAGCTGGAGCGCGCCACGGGACAGGAGAAGTGCGCCCGCTCCGTGGCCTATATCAACGCCGCGGGCGAGGTGTACCCCTGCACCAACTGCCAGAGCGCCGTCATGTACCGCGGCGGCAACCTGCGAGAGCGCTCCTTCAAGGAGATCTGGGACACGGGCTTCCGCGACTTCCGCACGATCCACTTCAGCGACTTCAAGGACTGCAACACCTGCCCGGTCGCCGCGGCCGACGTCTGGTGCCAGTTCCGCTGCCCGCCGGTGGCGATGAACCTGACGCGCAACCCGCTGGGCTGCGGCGCGACGGAGTACATGAAGCTGTTCATGCTCAAGGCGCACCGCTACTGGCAGGAGTTCCAGCGGTCGGGGAAGAAGCTCGCGCTGAACGCGCCCGCGTGA
- a CDS encoding DUF6065 family protein has translation MAVEPLVTLYKLFPAAPKPVRADAGLGGSMPARAYHYCEPFRAASSFGWHVFPPIDFDLLWDGTTVRWRGAGARDWQLLEAADLPGFTGLWNLNAPVADVLPRPVYFMHAPRGEPGIVMVSTGVLAKTRPGWSLLVRRPANLPQDPGFEVLEGIIETDWWFGPVASNLRLRKTDTPICFRRAQPLYQLQPLPKAAYAEENLGSGSVCEGFAALSEADWSAYTRSILPRNTPGARPGWYRSEVHRRQRAGCPAHSLQAISAEPVPPQSDGPRQDTCPGEPINKGEAG, from the coding sequence ATGGCCGTTGAGCCGCTGGTTACGCTGTACAAGCTATTTCCCGCGGCGCCGAAGCCGGTGCGCGCCGACGCGGGACTCGGCGGCTCGATGCCCGCCCGCGCCTATCACTACTGCGAGCCGTTTCGCGCCGCCTCCTCGTTCGGCTGGCACGTCTTTCCGCCGATCGATTTCGATCTGCTGTGGGACGGCACGACTGTCCGCTGGCGCGGCGCGGGCGCCCGCGACTGGCAACTGCTGGAGGCGGCCGATCTGCCGGGATTCACCGGGCTGTGGAACTTGAACGCGCCGGTGGCCGATGTGCTGCCACGCCCGGTCTACTTCATGCACGCGCCCCGCGGCGAACCGGGCATCGTCATGGTTTCCACCGGCGTGCTGGCGAAGACGCGGCCGGGCTGGTCGCTGCTCGTTCGCCGGCCGGCGAACCTGCCGCAGGATCCGGGCTTCGAAGTCCTTGAGGGGATTATCGAGACAGACTGGTGGTTTGGGCCGGTCGCCTCGAACCTCCGCCTGCGCAAAACCGACACCCCGATCTGCTTTCGCCGGGCACAACCCCTGTATCAACTGCAGCCGCTGCCGAAGGCGGCGTACGCGGAAGAGAACCTCGGCAGCGGGTCTGTGTGCGAAGGGTTTGCGGCGTTGAGCGAGGCGGACTGGTCGGCATATACGCGATCGATTCTGCCGCGCAACACGCCCGGCGCCCGGCCGGGCTGGTATCGCAGCGAGGTGCACCGCCGGCAACGCGCCGGCTGCCCGGCGCATTCATTGCAGGCGATCTCGGCGGAGCCGGTTCCGCCGCAGAGCGACGGCCCGCGGCAAGACACTTGTCCGGGCGAACCGATCAACAAGGGAGAAGCAGGGTGA
- a CDS encoding alpha/beta fold hydrolase: MPALSTNGADLYYETHGSGPAIVFAHGAGGNHLSWFQQVPYFRERYTCVTFDHRGFGRSADPRPPEERPRFDEDLAALIDHLRLPEVRLVAQSMGGWTCLGYAATHPERVRALVMADTAGGLTSPELDEARAAAQAKRGDLALLGGALSQGFRRRDPAGAFLYEQIFALNPPREQTLGRASQLNRLPVTAEQAAAMRLPVLFIEGADDVLIPPDVIRVAQQIVPGARLELVADAGHSVYFERPDQFNRLLEGFLSEVAAPAAARA; this comes from the coding sequence ATGCCTGCTTTGAGCACGAATGGCGCCGATCTCTACTACGAGACACACGGCAGCGGGCCGGCGATCGTCTTTGCCCACGGCGCCGGCGGCAACCATCTTTCCTGGTTCCAGCAGGTGCCGTATTTCCGCGAGCGCTACACTTGCGTAACGTTCGACCACCGAGGCTTCGGCCGCTCGGCCGATCCGCGTCCGCCGGAGGAGCGGCCCCGCTTCGATGAAGATCTGGCGGCGCTGATCGACCACCTGCGGCTGCCGGAGGTCCGCCTCGTGGCGCAGTCGATGGGCGGCTGGACCTGCCTCGGCTACGCGGCGACACACCCCGAGCGCGTGCGGGCGCTGGTGATGGCCGACACCGCCGGCGGCCTGACCTCACCGGAGTTAGACGAGGCTCGGGCTGCTGCCCAGGCGAAGCGCGGCGATTTAGCCCTGCTGGGCGGGGCGCTCAGCCAGGGCTTCCGCCGCCGCGATCCCGCCGGCGCCTTCCTCTACGAGCAGATCTTCGCGCTCAACCCGCCGCGCGAGCAGACACTGGGGCGGGCCTCGCAGCTGAACCGGCTGCCGGTAACGGCGGAGCAGGCCGCCGCTATGAGGCTGCCGGTGCTGTTCATCGAGGGCGCCGACGACGTGCTCATCCCGCCGGACGTGATCCGCGTGGCGCAGCAGATCGTTCCCGGCGCCCGGCTTGAGCTGGTGGCCGACGCCGGCCACTCGGTCTACTTCGAGCGGCCCGACCAGTTCAACCGCCTGCTCGAAGGCTTCCTGAGCGAGGTTGCCGCTCCGGCTGCGGCGCGCGCCTGA